Proteins encoded together in one uncultured Desulfosarcina sp. window:
- a CDS encoding aminoacyl-tRNA deacylase: MAKSKHPMTPAVRFLRSKGIDFKPYTYAYAEHGGANQAAEELKVPAHRVVKTLVMEADNGVLFLILMHGDREVSTRQLARFIERKKVIPADPAVAERTTGYRVGGISPFATRNRLPVYVEESVLALESILINGGKRGFLVEINPAVLSEQLKAIAVKAAIS; encoded by the coding sequence ATGGCCAAATCCAAACACCCGATGACCCCGGCTGTTCGTTTCTTACGGTCCAAGGGAATCGATTTTAAACCTTACACCTATGCCTACGCGGAACACGGCGGCGCCAACCAGGCCGCCGAGGAGCTAAAGGTTCCCGCCCATCGGGTGGTGAAAACCCTGGTCATGGAAGCGGACAACGGGGTTCTTTTTTTAATTCTCATGCACGGCGACCGGGAGGTTTCCACCCGGCAGCTGGCCCGGTTCATTGAGCGAAAGAAAGTGATTCCGGCCGACCCGGCCGTGGCCGAGCGCACGACCGGATACCGGGTGGGCGGAATCAGTCCGTTTGCCACCCGCAACCGCTTGCCGGTTTATGTGGAGGAATCGGTTCTGGCGCTGGAATCGATTTTGATCAACGGCGGCAAGCGGGGATTTCTCGTGGAGATCAACCCGGCGGTGCTGTCCGAACAGCTCAAGGCCATTGCCGTGAAGGCGGCCATATCCTGA
- a CDS encoding TRAP transporter substrate-binding protein, translating into MKATRLFVLILSAILIAAASMVPSAFAKSTHLTYSIFFPPTHGQCLAGMDWAKEIEQATGGKVKITVFPGGTLTKANQCYDGVVKGISDIGMSCFAYTRGRFPVMEALDLPLGYPSGLAATRVANTFYETFTPTELEDVKVLYLHAHGPGLLHTKKPVRTLADLENMKIRSTGLSAKVVEALGAIPVAMPQGDTYESLQKGVVEGTFGPIEVLKGWRQAEVVKATTDCNTVGYTTAMFVVMNKKKWDALPPEIQQIFTDTSRKWIDVHGRSWDKGDQEGREYTTSLGNEILPLDKEEGLKWKAKVRPIIDAYIDSAAANKLDGKKYVDMLIHAIDAQK; encoded by the coding sequence ATGAAAGCCACTCGCCTGTTCGTCCTGATCCTCAGTGCTATCCTGATTGCAGCCGCGTCCATGGTTCCCAGTGCCTTCGCCAAATCGACCCACCTGACCTACAGCATCTTCTTTCCGCCGACCCACGGTCAATGCCTTGCCGGCATGGATTGGGCCAAGGAAATCGAACAGGCAACCGGGGGCAAGGTCAAGATCACCGTCTTTCCCGGGGGAACGCTCACCAAGGCCAATCAGTGCTACGACGGCGTGGTCAAGGGAATCTCTGACATCGGCATGTCCTGTTTCGCCTATACCCGCGGCCGTTTTCCGGTCATGGAAGCCCTGGATCTGCCTCTGGGCTATCCCAGCGGTCTGGCCGCCACACGGGTGGCCAATACCTTCTACGAAACATTTACCCCGACTGAACTCGAGGACGTCAAAGTCCTTTACCTCCACGCCCACGGTCCCGGCCTGCTCCACACCAAAAAGCCGGTGAGAACGCTGGCCGACCTGGAGAATATGAAAATTCGCAGCACCGGTCTCAGCGCAAAGGTGGTCGAGGCCCTGGGGGCGATTCCGGTGGCCATGCCCCAGGGAGACACCTATGAATCCCTGCAAAAAGGGGTGGTCGAAGGCACCTTCGGTCCCATTGAAGTCCTCAAGGGCTGGCGCCAGGCCGAAGTGGTCAAGGCCACGACCGACTGCAACACGGTCGGGTATACCACCGCCATGTTCGTGGTGATGAACAAGAAAAAATGGGATGCCCTGCCCCCGGAAATCCAGCAGATCTTCACGGATACCAGCCGCAAATGGATCGATGTCCACGGCCGGAGCTGGGACAAGGGAGACCAGGAAGGCCGCGAATATACCACCAGCCTGGGCAATGAAATCCTCCCCCTGGACAAGGAAGAAGGCCTGAAATGGAAGGCTAAAGTGCGGCCCATTATCGATGCGTACATCGATTCCGCAGCGGCCAACAAGCTGGACGGCAAAAAATACGTCGACATGCTCATCCATGCCATCGACGCACAAAAATAA
- a CDS encoding TRAP transporter large permease — protein sequence MSPTLAGIVGLVLLFVLIFSKMPVGFLMALLGVVGFAYLVTVDAALNLMAKDLFDVFGSYSLTVIPLFILMGQIAFHSGISSRLFKVAYTFIGHWPGGMAVATLGACTGFSAICGSTNATAATMAAVTLPEMKKYGYRDSLATGVVAAGGSIGILIPPSVIFIVYGIMTEQSIGKLFMAGIVPGILLTGLFILTVVIWATLKPEIAPRGPRATVKEKLASLSGLIETLILVVLVMGGLFFGIFTPTEAGAIGAMGTLIIAVARRNIDWKGFVQALFETTRISCMVLVIVAGATIFGHFLAITRIPFDVAGWVTGSNLPSYLVMALIIGVYLIGGCFIDALAFIMLTVPIFYPVVVSMGYDPIWFGVIIVLVTQIGVITPPVGVNVYVVSGVARTVPLEVIFKGVIPLLIALVVGVLIMIPFPRIALLLPQLMH from the coding sequence ATGAGTCCCACTTTGGCCGGTATTGTCGGCCTCGTTTTACTGTTCGTTCTGATTTTTTCCAAAATGCCGGTCGGTTTTCTGATGGCCCTTTTGGGGGTTGTCGGTTTTGCCTACCTGGTGACGGTGGACGCCGCGCTCAATCTCATGGCCAAGGATCTGTTCGACGTTTTCGGATCGTACAGCCTGACCGTGATCCCCCTGTTTATTCTCATGGGTCAGATCGCCTTTCATTCCGGCATCAGCAGCCGCCTGTTCAAAGTCGCCTACACCTTTATCGGCCACTGGCCGGGCGGAATGGCCGTGGCTACCTTGGGCGCCTGCACCGGATTTTCGGCCATCTGCGGCTCCACCAACGCCACGGCCGCCACCATGGCCGCCGTGACGCTGCCCGAAATGAAAAAATACGGTTACCGGGATAGTCTGGCCACCGGTGTGGTGGCCGCCGGTGGAAGCATCGGCATCCTCATTCCGCCCAGCGTCATCTTTATCGTTTATGGAATCATGACCGAACAGTCCATCGGCAAACTGTTCATGGCCGGCATCGTTCCCGGCATCCTGTTGACCGGGCTGTTCATTCTGACGGTTGTGATCTGGGCGACGCTGAAGCCTGAAATCGCTCCCCGCGGCCCCAGAGCCACCGTAAAGGAAAAATTGGCTTCGCTTTCCGGTCTGATCGAGACTCTGATTCTGGTCGTTCTGGTGATGGGCGGGCTCTTCTTCGGCATCTTCACCCCCACGGAAGCCGGCGCCATCGGCGCCATGGGCACCCTGATCATCGCCGTCGCCCGACGCAATATCGATTGGAAAGGATTTGTTCAGGCCCTTTTCGAAACCACCCGCATCTCCTGCATGGTGCTGGTCATCGTGGCCGGGGCCACCATTTTCGGCCACTTTCTGGCCATTACCCGGATTCCCTTCGATGTGGCCGGTTGGGTCACCGGCTCCAACCTGCCGTCGTATCTCGTCATGGCCCTGATCATCGGTGTCTATCTGATCGGCGGCTGTTTCATCGATGCCCTGGCCTTTATCATGCTGACGGTGCCAATCTTTTACCCGGTCGTCGTCTCCATGGGCTACGATCCCATCTGGTTCGGCGTCATCATCGTCCTGGTCACCCAGATCGGGGTGATCACCCCGCCGGTGGGGGTGAACGTCTACGTGGTCAGCGGCGTCGCCCGTACGGTTCCTCTGGAGGTCATATTCAAGGGCGTCATTCCTTTGTTGATCGCCCTGGTGGTCGGCGTGCTGATCATGATCCCCTTCCCTCGGATCGCCCTTTTGCTGCCGCAGCTGATGCATTAA
- a CDS encoding DUF3192 domain-containing protein — MKINKNVNALDRIQKGDSQGAVLEALGPPDLRKDIGSSRSIFYYQTKSGTSNQETVTTGLCTPVAFENGLVVAVGEDLEAAWTREEAVRLEQVEAAERRRREAEMNAAARRKVEQERLDKIAALEKKVRPVPASNAALNLKLYRQLLALDPDNARYQKKVAFYEARLVQQQKAREAQAARNLEKKHRQAWEQSREQRNKRLRTYTGNGIAEMAVHDMGPGSLYVWVKNVSAQVITTHPDHFILLDNQGNRVECTISNSLDSVLQPGAISHGKIEYNESVFPGELIFRNREAGRISKTF, encoded by the coding sequence ATGAAAATCAATAAGAATGTCAATGCACTGGATCGCATTCAAAAGGGAGATTCACAGGGAGCCGTCCTCGAGGCCCTGGGGCCGCCCGATCTTCGCAAAGATATCGGGAGCAGCCGTTCGATTTTCTATTACCAGACCAAGTCCGGGACATCGAACCAGGAAACGGTAACCACCGGCCTGTGCACCCCGGTTGCCTTTGAAAACGGCCTGGTGGTCGCCGTCGGTGAAGATCTGGAAGCGGCCTGGACCCGGGAGGAAGCTGTGCGCCTTGAACAAGTGGAAGCCGCGGAGCGTCGTCGGCGCGAAGCCGAGATGAATGCGGCTGCAAGGCGGAAGGTGGAACAGGAGCGGCTCGACAAGATCGCGGCCCTGGAAAAGAAGGTCCGACCGGTTCCGGCATCCAATGCCGCGTTAAACCTGAAACTCTACCGTCAATTGCTGGCGCTGGATCCCGACAATGCCCGTTACCAGAAAAAGGTGGCCTTTTACGAAGCGCGGCTGGTGCAACAACAAAAGGCGCGCGAGGCGCAAGCTGCCCGCAATCTCGAGAAGAAGCATCGGCAGGCGTGGGAGCAATCCCGCGAACAGCGCAACAAGAGGCTTCGTACCTATACCGGCAACGGAATCGCCGAAATGGCTGTTCACGACATGGGACCCGGCTCCTTGTACGTGTGGGTGAAAAATGTGAGCGCGCAGGTCATCACTACCCATCCCGACCATTTCATCCTGCTGGACAACCAGGGCAACCGGGTGGAATGTACGATCAGCAACAGCCTGGACAGCGTTCTACAGCCGGGTGCCATCTCCCACGGCAAGATCGAATACAACGAGTCCGTTTTCCCGGGAGAACTGATTTTCAGGAACCGCGAAGCGGGCCGGATCAGCAAAACTTTTTAA
- a CDS encoding iron-containing alcohol dehydrogenase, which yields MHFPGYYEFFCPAPTLAGHRVLEKIPTLLHRLGARRPMLVTDKGVAGAGLVEIVQAAISSDVTIGAVEDDVPPDSELAVVNRLAGVYRDKRCDSIIAVGGGSVLDTAKGMNIVVSENADDLMQFSGAGRLTRPLKPLIAVPTTAGTGSEATLVAVIADHANNRKMIFTSYFLVPDAAVLDTRMTLTLPPAITAATGMDALTHAIEAYTCLAKNPVSDTHALAAIELISQNLLPVIKNPEDREGRLALAVGANLAGAAFSNAMVGMVHTLGHSVGAVCGVPHGTCMAILLPYGLEYNMHKNSRFTARLLLPLAGAQAVARTPVHLRAQQVIAMIRQLNQHLHQETGGAHARFFKEVVSPDGQERVPADKLEAIAEKAMGDGSIFYNPEELDKDDLLMVMSHAWAGTPLDVNTVKKGSLQIR from the coding sequence ATGCACTTTCCGGGCTATTACGAATTTTTTTGCCCCGCGCCGACGCTGGCCGGCCACCGGGTGCTGGAAAAGATACCCACGCTGCTCCACCGGCTCGGGGCCCGGCGGCCCATGCTTGTTACCGACAAGGGTGTTGCCGGCGCCGGGCTTGTGGAAATCGTCCAGGCCGCCATCTCCAGCGACGTCACCATCGGTGCGGTGGAAGACGATGTTCCGCCGGATTCGGAACTTGCGGTGGTCAACCGGCTGGCCGGTGTTTATCGGGACAAACGCTGCGATTCGATCATCGCCGTGGGCGGCGGCTCCGTACTGGATACCGCCAAAGGCATGAATATCGTCGTATCCGAAAACGCGGACGATCTGATGCAGTTTTCCGGAGCCGGCCGGCTCACCCGGCCGCTGAAGCCGTTGATCGCCGTCCCGACCACCGCAGGTACGGGGTCCGAAGCGACCCTGGTGGCCGTAATCGCCGACCATGCCAACAACCGGAAAATGATCTTCACCTCCTATTTTCTGGTACCGGATGCGGCGGTCCTGGATACGCGCATGACCCTCACCCTGCCGCCGGCGATTACGGCGGCCACGGGAATGGATGCCCTCACCCACGCCATCGAGGCCTACACCTGCCTTGCCAAGAACCCCGTCAGCGACACCCATGCCCTTGCGGCCATTGAATTGATTAGTCAAAATTTGCTGCCTGTGATAAAGAATCCCGAAGACAGGGAAGGGCGGCTGGCCTTGGCCGTGGGCGCCAATCTGGCCGGGGCGGCCTTTTCCAACGCCATGGTGGGGATGGTTCATACGCTGGGCCATTCCGTGGGCGCCGTGTGCGGCGTTCCCCACGGGACCTGCATGGCGATCCTGCTGCCCTACGGGCTGGAATACAACATGCACAAAAACAGCCGTTTCACCGCCCGACTGCTGCTGCCTTTGGCAGGAGCCCAGGCGGTGGCCCGCACGCCGGTGCATCTGCGGGCGCAGCAGGTGATCGCCATGATCCGGCAGCTCAACCAGCATCTGCACCAGGAAACCGGAGGCGCCCATGCGCGGTTTTTCAAGGAGGTCGTCAGTCCCGATGGGCAGGAGCGCGTACCGGCGGACAAATTGGAAGCCATCGCCGAAAAAGCGATGGGAGACGGGTCGATTTTCTACAACCCCGAAGAACTGGACAAAGATGACCTGTTGATGGTCATGTCCCACGCCTGGGCGGGGACACCCCTGGATGTAAATACAGTAAAAAAGGGCAGCCTTCAGATCCGATGA
- a CDS encoding TRAP transporter small permease, with amino-acid sequence MKRIEGWVGRLASAFNGIAAVAVVGMMVLTCLDVLLRLLRHPIPGTYEIVCMLGAVFVSFSLARTTVDQGHIAVDFLVQRLPNRFQHAVEAVNAGICALLFTVICRQCVIYALDLKASGEVSMTLQMPLFPFVFGIALGSAMLSVVLYVSCLSWSLKALESSA; translated from the coding sequence TTGAAACGGATCGAAGGTTGGGTGGGACGGCTGGCGTCCGCCTTCAATGGCATCGCCGCCGTCGCCGTGGTCGGGATGATGGTCCTGACCTGCCTGGACGTATTGCTGAGACTGTTGCGGCACCCCATTCCGGGAACCTACGAGATCGTATGTATGCTGGGCGCGGTCTTCGTCTCCTTCTCCCTGGCCCGCACCACCGTGGATCAGGGGCATATCGCCGTCGATTTTCTGGTCCAGCGGCTGCCCAATCGGTTTCAACATGCCGTCGAAGCGGTGAATGCCGGTATCTGTGCGCTGCTGTTCACCGTCATCTGCCGTCAGTGCGTGATTTACGCCCTGGACCTGAAAGCCAGCGGCGAGGTCTCCATGACCCTGCAAATGCCCCTTTTCCCCTTCGTGTTCGGCATTGCCCTGGGATCGGCCATGCTCAGCGTGGTCCTTTACGTCAGTTGTCTGTCATGGTCGCTCAAGGCCCTCGAATCGTCTGCATGA
- the gpt gene encoding xanthine phosphoribosyltransferase, whose product MTDKNKEPYRRTFPISWEQLQRDARALSWRLMESGPWQGIIAITRGGLVPAAIIARELDIRIVDTVCIASYAGRQQGQIQILKSTSGDGEGWLLVDDLVDTGKTARLVREMVPKAHFATVYAKPAGRPLVDTFMTEVSQDTWILFPWDSEIQFAQPIVGRKNRDHQP is encoded by the coding sequence ATGACCGACAAGAACAAGGAACCGTATCGGCGTACATTTCCCATCTCGTGGGAGCAGCTTCAGCGCGATGCCAGGGCACTGTCCTGGCGGCTGATGGAATCGGGACCGTGGCAGGGTATTATCGCCATCACCCGGGGCGGGCTCGTTCCGGCGGCGATCATCGCCCGAGAACTGGACATTCGAATCGTTGACACGGTCTGCATTGCGAGCTACGCTGGCCGTCAGCAGGGGCAGATTCAGATCCTCAAATCGACGAGCGGCGACGGCGAAGGCTGGCTGCTGGTCGACGATCTGGTCGATACGGGAAAAACGGCCCGGCTTGTGCGAGAGATGGTACCCAAGGCCCATTTTGCCACGGTTTACGCCAAGCCGGCGGGCCGCCCCCTGGTGGACACGTTCATGACCGAAGTCAGCCAGGATACCTGGATCCTGTTCCCCTGGGACTCGGAGATCCAGTTTGCCCAGCCCATTGTGGGGCGCAAAAACCGGGATCATCAACCTTGA
- a CDS encoding iron-containing alcohol dehydrogenase codes for MTLPEAFFFKCPLKINCGSHALDHLPVELAAVGARTPLILANGDPDDKKRLKAVIDAFRTSGLTLGVYDRITGRVQPELMPVLASVYRDGGCDSLIAVGSGAVVDMAKCLNATLAGRDPAAFEDSQGNDAVETAALAPMMLVATPGGNGDEATGYVSDGQRRLKASALTPAAAFIDPAIMKRTDDRELAEGALIALAHGVESFLDEAGSPMGRAYAHTAIGLIVKYLPMALRKENRRSSICAVVNGQVAAGCAFSCTSTDICHQLGVRLASFPDLSFGFGLSVLLPHMVDYVGKAAPQRAGELLYPLTGEDTYAITAADLKISRVMALLWEFFDAVGGELACTIPSSLAEAGVDGKQIETLLSQAADGPLAQCAAHVITAARSKLFR; via the coding sequence ATGACTTTGCCCGAAGCGTTTTTTTTCAAATGTCCCCTGAAGATTAATTGCGGCAGCCACGCCCTGGATCACCTGCCCGTCGAACTGGCCGCTGTGGGTGCCAGAACGCCGCTGATTCTGGCCAACGGCGATCCTGACGATAAAAAGCGGCTGAAAGCCGTCATCGATGCCTTCCGTACGTCGGGGTTGACCCTGGGCGTATACGATCGGATCACCGGCCGGGTGCAGCCGGAGCTTATGCCCGTCTTGGCATCGGTCTATCGGGACGGGGGCTGCGACAGCCTGATCGCGGTAGGCAGCGGGGCGGTCGTGGACATGGCCAAATGCCTGAACGCGACCCTCGCCGGCCGGGACCCGGCAGCCTTTGAGGACAGCCAGGGCAATGATGCCGTCGAGACTGCCGCCCTGGCGCCAATGATGCTGGTCGCCACGCCGGGCGGCAACGGAGACGAGGCCACCGGTTACGTCTCGGACGGCCAACGGCGGCTGAAGGCGTCGGCACTTACCCCGGCGGCCGCATTCATCGATCCCGCCATCATGAAACGGACCGACGACCGGGAACTGGCGGAAGGGGCCTTGATCGCACTGGCCCATGGCGTGGAGTCCTTTCTGGACGAGGCCGGCAGCCCCATGGGGCGTGCCTACGCGCACACGGCCATCGGGCTGATTGTCAAATACCTGCCCATGGCCCTGAGAAAAGAAAATCGCAGATCCAGCATCTGTGCGGTGGTCAACGGCCAGGTGGCGGCCGGCTGTGCCTTTTCCTGCACTTCGACCGATATCTGCCATCAACTGGGCGTTCGACTGGCATCTTTCCCGGACCTTTCCTTCGGCTTTGGGCTGTCCGTCTTGCTGCCCCACATGGTGGACTATGTCGGGAAGGCAGCCCCGCAACGCGCCGGGGAACTGCTGTATCCGCTGACCGGCGAGGATACCTATGCCATCACCGCCGCGGACCTGAAGATTTCACGGGTCATGGCCCTTTTGTGGGAATTTTTCGATGCCGTGGGCGGGGAACTGGCGTGTACGATCCCATCGTCTCTGGCAGAAGCCGGGGTGGACGGCAAACAGATCGAAACCCTGCTCTCGCAGGCGGCCGACGGACCCTTGGCCCAGTGCGCCGCCCATGTGATCACCGCCGCAAGATCCAAACTTTTCCGATAG
- a CDS encoding aldehyde ferredoxin oxidoreductase family protein, with amino-acid sequence MKTIVGTSNRIVEIDLTTGNIAEFQVDEKDRRKYLGAKGLGLKLLYDRMERGIDPLGEKNYLAFMMGVLMGTGAPCTGRFSALTKSPLTGIMVHSSCGGPFGMACKTAGYDGLLITGKAASPVIIVIDAEGIRIEDAADCWGLDTVDTQKHLNPDGKSGVLAIGPAGENRVRIANAASGHRFLGRGGLGAVMGSKNLKAIVARGRAYKVVPSNPKLFSKAKKRAARYIDKNPVTSKNYRQFGTSSHVNWCNEGGILPVNNFREGSHPQADRVSGEELRQRYNARPSTCKPCSIMCGHKGTHADGSVHQIPEYESIGLLGPNLGIFDPDQITAFSDRCGQLGMDTISAGSVLAWCMEAGEKGLIATDLKFGKEAGILEALDDMAHRKGFGSEMADGTRRLSETYGGADFAIQIKGLEMPAYDPRGAWGQGLAYAVANRGACHLSATTFALEVAFGFLNPYTIRAKARFVKFFENLYAAVNSLHTCQFTSYAYVLEPPIVKYTPKFLLRLFMQFLPSMAILLMDISIFSKLWRSVTGLPLNQWQMLKAGERIHVLERYMNTAEGISRKDDTLPGRFLKEGRGCDAKQRTVPLQPMLDAYYQLRGYDFRGVPSQKCLKRLGIEPKWELGADERSMAFKMVSPGGKPVKRLYLAIMLWFVGRAVQAAARVDKAVGEAFATLPDGFTFALTVAPDGPAMVVGKDRNGKVRYLGSDDQRRLIDMRMTIKNIEAAMLLFTFQEPTALAVARDRLVVDGDIPAACTVVRVLDAVEVYLLPKILASLAVRRYPKWPIFRKITGRVMIYLRTVTGL; translated from the coding sequence ATGAAAACAATTGTCGGAACCAGCAACCGAATCGTCGAGATCGATCTGACTACCGGAAATATCGCTGAATTCCAGGTCGACGAAAAGGATCGCCGAAAATATCTGGGAGCCAAGGGCCTGGGACTCAAGCTGCTTTACGACCGCATGGAGCGGGGCATCGATCCGTTGGGTGAGAAAAATTATCTGGCCTTCATGATGGGGGTGCTCATGGGTACGGGCGCGCCGTGCACCGGACGGTTTTCCGCCCTCACCAAGTCGCCTTTGACCGGAATCATGGTGCATTCGTCCTGTGGCGGTCCCTTCGGCATGGCCTGCAAGACCGCCGGGTACGACGGACTGCTGATCACCGGGAAGGCAGCATCGCCGGTGATCATCGTCATCGATGCCGAAGGTATCCGCATCGAGGACGCCGCCGACTGCTGGGGGCTGGATACCGTCGATACCCAAAAGCATCTCAATCCGGACGGCAAGTCCGGCGTCCTGGCCATCGGACCGGCCGGCGAAAACCGGGTTCGCATCGCCAATGCGGCCTCGGGCCACCGTTTTCTGGGTCGCGGCGGACTCGGAGCGGTCATGGGCTCCAAGAACCTCAAGGCCATTGTCGCCCGGGGCAGGGCGTACAAAGTCGTCCCTTCCAACCCCAAACTGTTCTCCAAAGCGAAAAAACGCGCGGCGCGCTATATCGATAAAAATCCGGTCACATCCAAGAACTATCGCCAATTTGGCACCAGCAGCCACGTCAACTGGTGCAACGAAGGGGGTATTCTACCGGTGAACAATTTCCGGGAGGGAAGCCATCCCCAGGCGGATCGGGTTTCCGGCGAGGAGCTGCGGCAGCGCTACAACGCCCGTCCGAGCACCTGCAAGCCCTGTTCGATCATGTGCGGACACAAAGGCACCCATGCCGACGGCAGCGTCCACCAGATCCCGGAATACGAAAGCATCGGACTGCTGGGCCCCAATCTGGGCATTTTCGATCCGGATCAAATCACGGCCTTTTCCGATCGCTGCGGGCAACTGGGCATGGATACCATCTCCGCCGGTTCCGTGCTGGCCTGGTGTATGGAGGCCGGCGAAAAAGGACTGATCGCCACCGATTTGAAATTCGGCAAGGAAGCGGGCATTTTGGAAGCCCTGGACGACATGGCCCATCGAAAAGGATTCGGAAGCGAAATGGCCGACGGCACGCGGCGGTTGTCCGAAACATACGGGGGCGCCGATTTCGCCATCCAGATCAAGGGCCTGGAAATGCCGGCCTACGATCCCAGAGGCGCCTGGGGGCAGGGACTGGCCTACGCTGTGGCCAACCGGGGGGCCTGCCATCTGTCCGCCACCACCTTTGCCCTGGAAGTGGCCTTCGGTTTCCTCAACCCCTATACCATCCGCGCAAAAGCCCGCTTCGTCAAATTTTTCGAAAATTTATACGCGGCCGTAAACTCCCTGCACACCTGCCAGTTCACCTCCTATGCCTATGTGCTGGAACCGCCCATCGTCAAATATACCCCGAAATTTTTGCTGCGGCTGTTCATGCAGTTTCTGCCGTCCATGGCCATCCTGCTCATGGATATCAGCATTTTTTCGAAGCTGTGGCGATCGGTGACAGGACTGCCGCTGAATCAATGGCAGATGCTCAAGGCCGGTGAACGCATCCATGTGCTGGAGCGCTACATGAACACTGCCGAGGGCATTTCACGCAAGGACGACACTTTGCCCGGACGCTTCCTTAAAGAGGGGCGCGGCTGCGACGCCAAGCAACGGACCGTCCCGCTGCAACCCATGCTGGATGCCTACTACCAATTGCGGGGATACGATTTTCGGGGCGTTCCAAGTCAAAAATGTCTGAAACGGCTTGGTATCGAACCCAAGTGGGAGCTTGGCGCGGATGAACGGTCAATGGCTTTCAAGATGGTTTCGCCGGGAGGCAAGCCCGTCAAGCGGCTGTATCTGGCGATCATGCTGTGGTTTGTGGGGCGGGCTGTCCAGGCCGCGGCCCGGGTCGATAAAGCGGTTGGTGAGGCTTTCGCTACCCTTCCCGATGGATTCACCTTTGCATTGACCGTCGCTCCGGACGGTCCGGCCATGGTGGTCGGCAAGGATCGCAACGGGAAAGTGAGATACCTGGGTTCGGACGACCAAAGGCGCCTGATCGATATGCGCATGACCATAAAAAATATCGAGGCGGCGATGCTCCTGTTCACGTTTCAGGAGCCGACAGCTCTGGCGGTGGCCCGGGACAGGCTGGTTGTCGATGGGGATATTCCCGCGGCCTGCACCGTGGTCCGCGTACTTGACGCGGTCGAGGTTTACCTACTGCCCAAAATCCTGGCATCATTGGCGGTCAGACGATATCCAAAATGGCCGATTTTTCGAAAAATAACGGGACGGGTGATGATTTACCTGCGCACCGTGACCGGTCTATAG